The Sabethes cyaneus chromosome 3, idSabCyanKW18_F2, whole genome shotgun sequence DNA window ATATGGGAACAAGGCCAACTTTGCTAAACTCATGGAAAACATATTCCTCAAATTATATATGTGAAACAAGTAAAGATGTGAATCGAATCAAAATAGCcttgaataaaatttactttttattttgacATTGCCAATTCGACATTTTTTCACATCTCTGGTagataaaattaaatttccaGCTAAAATTTGATTGACAAAGTATCATTATTTTTAGATTAGAAACCCGATCCAACAAATTTCCCGTTTTCAAAATGCAGCGTGAGATACCTCAAGCTAGTAAAAAATCTCGGCGTAAGCTGGTGCGTCTGTCGGAGCAAAATCGCATCTTTATCGACGTGTTCGACAATGGACAAGTTCAAGTGATTTCCGAGTACCCAACAGTTTGGTCTAGTTCCGAACGGACTGTAATTCGCAACTTTGTCACAGCACCTCTACATCCCTCGCTGTTAGATGGTAACTTTCCAAGTGATTATTATGAATCGTCGCCGGATAGCCTGTCCGAATGGAGCTACTCGGTGGAATCTACGATATCGGAAGATGGTGCTACACCCGATGATGAGATGACGCTGGAAGTGTATGGCGATAATCCGATATTTTCTGTTCCCGTTATTGAGCTGCCGAGTGAGCAAACAACAACGGGTTTTAGGCAGCAAGAGGTGCGGAAACCAGATGCTGAAAGTCGTCAGTCAGTTTCGATTGTTGGAAACGTTCGAGGTCATGCTGTTGGGGCTGTTATCGAACCAAGCAGTACAGTTTTAATGCAGCTGTCGACAAGCCAGGCGGATGTTGCACATCAACGGATCATGGATTGCGTGCGACAAGCTAACGAACTGCTGGATAATGAGGAGAGTGTAGTGATATTGAATTATCCTGGGGTAGAGGAATCGCAAAGTTCTCGAAGGACGTTCATCGATCACAGAAGAGCGACTTTAAAGATGATCGAAATGGCGGAAGATGTTTTACGGAGAGTACAGGGATCTTCGAGGGAGTCAATTCTAGTGAGATTGCAAGATACTTTGAAGGAGATTTTGAATCAACCGGAGAATACGGTTGTAGTTCATAGCTATTCTAGGGAAAATTTGGAGGTAGCAGAACCAAAATCGGATGCTTTTGTTGGGTATTTTAGCAAAGATCAAGATATGGCTTTATATGTGCAAACCCCGCTGTCCAGAGATCATCTCGCTGGAAGTTTTTCCGGAAGTGAGGATGACGAAGATCGAATGCCTTTGGATCGTCTCAGAAGTTTTCTTCGGAACTCCATGATTGATCAGGAGGAAATCATGGATAGAACGTTGTCGACAGAACCTGCTATAATTGTAAGCCAGTCGGGAAATAAAATCGTAGGAGTGTTGAGTTTTCCTGACACCTCATCTGGATTAGTCACAACTACGTCTGACCGCTTTCCGATTGCTGGAAACCGCGATGAAATGGTAAAATCTACCAGGGATCTTTTCAGGAAACTAGTTCAACAGCCAAGTGAAAAGCTTTTGATTCAAGTTCATTCCGATGAGGATCGTAGTATTAGAGTGAAGCAGATAAAGCAGGACCTAGATCAGACGGTTCGAAGTGATTCAATGGAGGACAAACTTCCCGGAATCAGTGTTCGAGAGAGTGAAGATAAAATAATAGGCGTATTGAGCTATGCTGGAGGTTCGGTTGTAATTCAGACCTCAAGCAAAAATTGGATTAAACATCAAACTCATGGAAATTCACAGGATTTGTTGGTCTCGATTCGGCTGTTGATGGAAAAGTTCATCATGAACAATGAGCTCAGTGAAGAAGACATGAAGCGCATAGCGACAATCATTGCGGCAGTGTTTCATAGCGAAAAACTGGAAttatctaaagattttcttGCGAAACCATTGCTCGAAAAGATTCGTTCGATCGTTCGACAGCTTTTGATGCCTGCAGAGGACGAAAACCCTCTCGAAATTATCAGCCAAATTCAAGAGACTCTACAGGATGTTGCGCAACAAAAATCTACCAGCAGTAAAGCTTTCGAAACAGCCAATTTGTTACGTAATTACTTCGAGGAGCTAGTTTGCGATGAAGACTCAGAGTTTGAAGCCAATGACATCCTGCAGGCGCTACGCGATGGGCTGCTAGAGGTACTTGTTCACTACGAAACTTCGCTGTCCAGTGCACTTGGAGAACTTCTGGAATTGCTTAACACTATTCCTGTAGAAGCCAGTGGAATAGATGTGTCCAGTTGTCCTGGTGTAACGCTACTTACTGATCGACAGCAAGAGCCTCCACGGCACTCGGAAGAATTGGACATTCAATCCCGCGAAGTAATTCAACAAGTACACGATTTGCTCAGCGAGGAAGGACACGTCGAAGACCGTACGGTTACCTACATGTCAATATTCCAGGCACTGTTTCTCACTCTGGTCAACATTTTCGCCGGTTGGAGTCTCAAAGTGAAGGCCTTTCTTAACAAGGTACCTGAACCGCCGCTCAAATCCGAACCTTCATCGCTAGGGAGGAAGCCTTCCGTTTCGTTTCATTTGGTTCCGGATTCGGACGATGAAACACCACCAGACCTGTCCGAGCAGCTACAACAAGAAGGGCGGCATCTAAATGAAACCATCGATGAACTTCGGCAGTATTTGGAACGGTCTCTGGATGTTCCGGATTCGTGGCAACGGGAACGTAGAGGATCGTTACTGGAGACGGAAAGAGATCAGCAGGTAGTGAAGGATCGAATGTTGTTGCTTTTTGGTAAATTGCTGGAGGAATCCGGAAAGCTGAAAGTAACGGAAAGGTCAGCAGAGACGATCCACTTGCGGTTGGAGTCGGCTTCCGGGGACTTGGTTCGGCGGGAAACCGACCGCTTTGTGGTACTCAGCGGAAACGTCCGTGATCGGCAACACAATTTGGGGTTGTTTTTCGAGGCTCGGCTGGTTGATCTGAAGCACGCTAGCGAAGTTGAGTCGGAAGTGGAGTGCGTAACGGAGGTGCGACGGCTGTCGGATGAGCAGGAAGACGTCCTCGTGCAGGAGGTACTTCCGCAGATTGTGGAGTCTTGTTCGGCGGACGTTGGAAGCGCGCGTGACGAGGTGGTGGAAAGTGAACCGCAGCAGCCTTGGATGGAGGATGGATTGCGGGAAAATCTCAGTAGATACTTTGGGATgatacaaaattttattcaagAGTCGGTAGAACCGATGAGGGAGACGATGAACATGATTTTAGACCATATGTCTT harbors:
- the LOC128739751 gene encoding uncharacterized protein LOC128739751, with amino-acid sequence MQREIPQASKKSRRKLVRLSEQNRIFIDVFDNGQVQVISEYPTVWSSSERTVIRNFVTAPLHPSLLDGNFPSDYYESSPDSLSEWSYSVESTISEDGATPDDEMTLEVYGDNPIFSVPVIELPSEQTTTGFRQQEVRKPDAESRQSVSIVGNVRGHAVGAVIEPSSTVLMQLSTSQADVAHQRIMDCVRQANELLDNEESVVILNYPGVEESQSSRRTFIDHRRATLKMIEMAEDVLRRVQGSSRESILVRLQDTLKEILNQPENTVVVHSYSRENLEVAEPKSDAFVGYFSKDQDMALYVQTPLSRDHLAGSFSGSEDDEDRMPLDRLRSFLRNSMIDQEEIMDRTLSTEPAIIVSQSGNKIVGVLSFPDTSSGLVTTTSDRFPIAGNRDEMVKSTRDLFRKLVQQPSEKLLIQVHSDEDRSIRVKQIKQDLDQTVRSDSMEDKLPGISVRESEDKIIGVLSYAGGSVVIQTSSKNWIKHQTHGNSQDLLVSIRLLMEKFIMNNELSEEDMKRIATIIAAVFHSEKLELSKDFLAKPLLEKIRSIVRQLLMPAEDENPLEIISQIQETLQDVAQQKSTSSKAFETANLLRNYFEELVCDEDSEFEANDILQALRDGLLEVLVHYETSLSSALGELLELLNTIPVEASGIDVSSCPGVTLLTDRQQEPPRHSEELDIQSREVIQQVHDLLSEEGHVEDRTVTYMSIFQALFLTLVNIFAGWSLKVKAFLNKVPEPPLKSEPSSLGRKPSVSFHLVPDSDDETPPDLSEQLQQEGRHLNETIDELRQYLERSLDVPDSWQRERRGSLLETERDQQVVKDRMLLLFGKLLEESGKLKVTERSAETIHLRLESASGDLVRRETDRFVVLSGNVRDRQHNLGLFFEARLVDLKHASEVESEVECVTEVRRLSDEQEDVLVQEVLPQIVESCSADVGSARDEVVESEPQQPWMEDGLRENLSRYFGMIQNFIQESVEPMRETMNMILDHMSSRGAERIRELRSSFAQAGSSLIEDYIVELQESGEEIQIRSTEAEYDDKCVQSESLESSKSHIKDEDVRMMRIESDLHEIKDKLQMLDRIYESLMHPRPSSQSKSEDLSLEIDILPSAPPFDELEIVSSKDFDAQSIENLEDARIVKIYERYSRDSISSSDELETAVQCSEIDEEVVESETAETTIMLSTVSKTESELVESMIVVTKDTSQDLLDVQAETIDDQRLSDHSVQPLESREEFISTEICSDEYERNTADKALQTGSLPELIEDVSAKIMGSQKLSDSKLLHISDEAILQSEEHPKPDELVVALDSSDPTLKLFSSQEFSQESQLQTTDRIHREHSEDTFLSSEKCPSVAAGVDDGTFKISEEVLTSHESLRKISQLTVLETEEAITEDVNLSEQLTILVPESIAEVIPQLTVLEDEEATTEYAKQPEQLTDLLPESITDEIPDDHSNIVPQLTVLADEMNAKDDTKRPEQLTDLLPETINEDVLDDHSIIIPEVPAIDLLEEESHASYSALNIDSEKPTSKTKQSIAETPVITLGSLPEKTFESSTLEAKQSSYNRLDIELPTASAEVVVDIIKQKTMEPAEVDQQLIISDSSQEGIAQESFTHNDFSSHENSESIESPSREAFTDQTPVEQIVEVKSPKPSRDRTQDSASTNLENHPSVTVLSRHSTHSTSNSSHAIDNAAKAILKGEQTKRSSLCSLALSYLCPSAGSQKRYACPVEIYSCHQVGPNQLMVHWNVAGQFLDQIEGYKIQLNGELAVICYSRRRRTALLENVDVNRQHWIAIYATPKASIGDHIPPWSPGVFFYHR